One window from the genome of Sesamum indicum cultivar Zhongzhi No. 13 linkage group LG15, S_indicum_v1.0, whole genome shotgun sequence encodes:
- the LOC105178374 gene encoding auxin-induced protein 6B-like has protein sequence MLQQDHDKKMKVKKGWLAVQVGLEDEDGGFQRFSIPISYLYHPLFQRLLDKAREVYGYHADGPLMLPCSVEDFHHLRWRIEKETTSHAGGHHHRHHLPATLSFHSC, from the coding sequence ATGCTGCAGCAGGACCACGACAAGAAGATGAAGGTGAAGAAAGGGTGGCTGGCGGTGCAAGTCGGGCTGGAGGACGAAGATGGCGGCTTCCAGCGATTCTCCATACCCATCTCCTATTTGTACCACCCTCTCTTTCAGCGCCTTCTCGACAAAGCCCGTGAAGTCTATGGCTACCACGCCGATGGCCCTCTCATGCTCCCCTGCTCCGTCGAGGATTTCCACCACCTACGGTGGCGGATTGAAAAGGAGACCACCAGTCACGCCGGCGGCCACCACCATCGCCACCATCTTCCCGCCACTTTGTCGTTTCACTCTTGTTGA
- the LOC110013181 gene encoding aspartic proteinase nepenthesin-1-like, translated as MVIDSGTTLTYLNDSAFDQVKDEFTRQINLTAVRGEEQSLEICFSLPSGIESVMVPKIVFHFEGSADLELPEENYFLTDVPSNTGCLVMERSSWTSTFGNFQQQNMLVIYDLAEETISFETRYVCDDDIL; from the coding sequence ATGGTCATCGACTCAGGGACGACGCTAACGTATTTGAATGACAGTGCTTTCGATCAAGTGAAGGACGAGTTCACCCGTCAAATTAATCTGACCGCGGTGAGGGGGGAGGAACAGAGTTTGGAAATCTGCTTCAGTCTCCCGTCGGGGATTGAAAGCGTCATGGTGCCTAAAATCGTGTTTCATTTCGAGGGATCAGCGGACTTGGAGCTGCCGGAGGAGAACTACTTCCTGACTGATGTTCCAAGCAATACGGGGTGCTTGGTGATGGAGAGATCATCCTGGACATCTACCTTTGGCAATTTTCAGCAGCAGAATATGCTAGTGATTTATGATCTTGCTGAAGAAACTATATCGTTTGAAACGAGATATGTGTGTGATGATGATATATTGTGA
- the LOC105178054 gene encoding aspartic proteinase nepenthesin-1-like: MSSPHISLSSMAALTLLLPFLSLLLPPTLSTTRHTVFHHPNPIKTGLQATLKHVDSGGNFTRFELLERAIKRARKRIERVHAKTSNVDIQAPIHPGDGDYLMDLSIGTPPLSYPAILDTGSDLTWTQCQPCRQCFDQPTPIFDPKNSSTFLKVDCSSNLCTESSIAICNQGNCEYFYGYADGSYTYGFLATETFTFEDVPVPNIVFGCGFENSGNFNGSAGIVGLGRGALSLVTQLQEPKFSYCLPALGDANATGNLLMGSQAGRRSGNVKITTPLIQNPLVP, translated from the coding sequence ATGTCTTCTCCACACATTTCATTGTCTTCCATGGCGGCACTAACTCTGCTTCTCCCCTTCCTATCCCTGTTACTTCCCCCAACTCTTTCCACTACCAGGCACACAGTATTCCACCATCCCAACCCCATCAAAACCGGCCTCCAGGCCACATTAAAACACGTCGATTCAGGTGGAAACTTCACACGATTCGAGCTTCTAGAACGTGCAATTAAACGTGCAAGAAAGAGGATTGAAAGGGTCCATGCAAAGACATCAAACGTCGACATTCAGGCCCCCATTCATCCCGGCGACGGTGATTATCTAATGGACTTGTCCATCGGAACCCCACCACTATCCTATCCTGCAATTCTTGATACCGGTAGCGACCTCACCTGGACTCAATGCCAGCCCTGCCGGCAGTGTTTCGACCAGCCAACCCCGATTTTCGACCCCAAGAACTCGTCTACTTTCTTAAAGGTCGACTGCTCTAGTAACCTCTGCACGGAGAGTTCCATTGCAATTTGCAATCAGGGAAATTGCGAGTATTTCTACGGGTACGCCGATGGTTCTTACACCTATGGTTTCCTGGCCACTGAAACCTTCACCTTCGAAGATGTTCCGGTTCCAAACATTGTGTTTGGTTGCGGGTTCGAAAACAGTGGGAATTTTAACGGGTCGGCAGGGATCGTCGGCCTGGGGCGTGGAGCATTGTCGCTTGTTACGCAGCTCCAAGAGCCCAAGTTCTCGTACTGCCTACCGGCATTAGGCGATGCCAATGCAACTGGAAATCTACTGATGGGGTCTCAAGCGGGCAGGAGGAGTGGAAATGTTAAAATTACCACCCCTTTGATCCAGAACCCTTTAGTGCCA